Proteins from a genomic interval of Ralstonia wenshanensis:
- a CDS encoding STM2901 family protein, producing MAQFPKTLGVSDYVDNPSRVWSFDFSDTYTTSEGIGTSSTQVQVPVVNLYNYKDLENITREELFVWVLIDQILEHFTGVDIAAAAAVIAGQPFIPTRAKFGGATKGTSPLSIVSRRALNKQMPFRLPMITGRSLGTWKIAMTKRLGAWVGRTVPIVGWIILAYDVEEILRHTLITYNKLAQHGDKLW from the coding sequence ATGGCCCAGTTTCCGAAGACCTTGGGGGTGAGTGATTACGTAGACAACCCGTCACGGGTGTGGAGTTTTGATTTTTCAGATACCTACACAACCTCGGAAGGTATTGGAACCTCCTCAACGCAGGTCCAAGTCCCGGTAGTCAATCTCTACAACTACAAAGATTTGGAGAACATCACCCGAGAGGAGCTTTTTGTATGGGTGCTGATTGATCAAATATTGGAGCACTTCACCGGTGTTGATATTGCCGCGGCCGCTGCGGTTATTGCGGGCCAGCCTTTCATTCCCACGAGAGCAAAGTTTGGTGGAGCAACAAAGGGAACATCTCCCTTGTCGATCGTTTCTAGGCGTGCTCTGAACAAGCAAATGCCATTTCGACTGCCGATGATTACAGGCAGGTCGCTTGGCACATGGAAGATCGCAATGACAAAGCGACTGGGCGCCTGGGTTGGAAGAACCGTCCCCATTGTCGGTTGGATCATCCTCGCCTATGACGTAGAGGAGATCCTTCGGCATACCTTAATCACCTATAACAAGTTGGCACAACACGGGGACAAATTATGGTGA
- a CDS encoding PAAR domain-containing protein — translation MKIKGWICQGDAAACGAVVIDGIPESDARGRKVSYVGARMSCDHRCVIAEGQSTMSMRGKMLVLNGHKTTKGCPLTSQLNHQTGHGDVSEAPIHTGYFKDAGEQWVPKKFDESIQFKSAEGTPLAGMYYSILMEDGSQHAGMTDKQGHTERIETAGKLKIIRTKLSPDGPVSEDLGGE, via the coding sequence GTGAAAATAAAAGGCTGGATCTGTCAGGGAGATGCTGCGGCGTGCGGTGCGGTGGTTATTGACGGCATTCCCGAAAGCGATGCGCGCGGACGAAAAGTGAGCTACGTAGGTGCGCGCATGAGTTGCGACCATCGTTGCGTCATTGCTGAAGGACAGTCGACCATGAGCATGCGGGGCAAGATGCTCGTGCTCAATGGTCACAAGACAACGAAAGGGTGTCCGCTGACTTCGCAGTTGAATCATCAGACTGGGCATGGCGATGTGTCGGAAGCGCCCATACACACGGGCTACTTTAAAGACGCGGGCGAGCAATGGGTGCCCAAGAAATTTGACGAAAGCATCCAATTCAAGAGTGCAGAGGGCACACCGTTGGCCGGCATGTATTACAGCATCCTCATGGAAGATGGCAGTCAACACGCGGGCATGACAGATAAGCAAGGTCATACCGAGCGAATCGAGACGGCAGGCAAGCTCAAGATCATCCGCACAAAACTCAGCCCAGATGGCCCAGTTTCCGAAGACCTTGGGGGTGAGTGA
- a CDS encoding T6SS phospholipase effector Tle1-like catalytic domain-containing protein — MTTISPSLFPTGGLRSLSPREAMQRAAALACTLPKDNAPACTGQVNVSIFFDGTGNNRLEDYEGIAATEQVKAMKAGASPTLSKSFPAEQRKHTNVVRLFHVHRDDPSGGFYRHYIPGVGTPFAEIGDAGGTRGSAAAAGGEARILWGFMKLLNSVHDYVCEGDLIPDAKAKQIVNNLSSTFSPGWQRRSALKSWQEKLEAALRGKKPEVTQINLSVFGFSRGAAEARTFANWLFEVCEQQDGGWLFAGIPIRFHFLGILDTVASVGVADATGNGISEGHQSWADHTMEIHPAIEQCVHYVAGHEVRACFPLDSVRVRDAYPPNAKEVMYPGAHSDVGGGYAPNALGIAPTPNSFMSTIPGADMYHEARQAGVPLMHIDELSEGDRADLTPAPEVIADFNNYVLASKIGDGQVEDMHARHMSLYFSYRFKYRLNYKERPWFVRASEEDKACLTKTSRTIMERMSTLYGHPLPVDPSYDARVALANNDAAMKSAGMEGQYKNNVPYQQLRKVMASIDPAKLSAPIERLFDEYVHDSMAGFIGFGMNEYKVNGMGIMKFRRIFDKNG; from the coding sequence ATGACAACAATTTCGCCCAGTCTTTTTCCAACTGGAGGTCTTCGTTCGCTGTCGCCGCGTGAAGCCATGCAGCGCGCGGCTGCCCTTGCTTGTACCTTACCGAAGGACAATGCTCCTGCATGTACGGGGCAAGTCAACGTCAGTATTTTTTTTGATGGCACTGGAAACAACCGTCTAGAAGACTACGAAGGTATAGCCGCTACTGAACAAGTTAAGGCAATGAAAGCCGGCGCTTCTCCCACGCTCTCAAAATCCTTTCCGGCAGAGCAACGCAAACACACCAACGTGGTTCGTCTCTTTCATGTCCATCGAGATGATCCTAGCGGCGGCTTCTATCGTCACTACATACCAGGCGTCGGGACGCCTTTTGCCGAGATCGGAGATGCTGGGGGTACGCGCGGAAGTGCCGCTGCTGCCGGTGGGGAAGCCCGCATCCTTTGGGGGTTCATGAAGCTCCTGAACTCCGTCCATGACTACGTTTGTGAAGGCGATCTGATCCCTGATGCGAAAGCCAAGCAGATCGTCAACAATCTATCGAGTACCTTCAGTCCAGGCTGGCAGCGTCGAAGTGCATTAAAGAGCTGGCAAGAGAAGCTTGAAGCCGCATTGCGTGGGAAAAAGCCTGAAGTCACGCAAATCAATCTGTCGGTTTTCGGGTTCTCACGTGGCGCGGCGGAGGCACGCACGTTCGCGAACTGGTTGTTCGAGGTATGTGAGCAGCAAGACGGCGGCTGGCTATTTGCCGGTATTCCGATTCGTTTCCATTTCCTCGGCATTCTCGACACGGTGGCCTCTGTCGGTGTCGCCGATGCGACTGGCAACGGTATCTCCGAAGGCCATCAGAGTTGGGCTGACCACACGATGGAAATTCACCCAGCCATCGAGCAGTGCGTTCACTACGTGGCGGGGCACGAGGTTCGTGCATGCTTTCCTTTGGATTCTGTACGGGTGCGAGATGCCTATCCTCCCAACGCTAAGGAGGTGATGTATCCCGGTGCTCACTCAGATGTGGGCGGCGGGTACGCACCAAATGCACTCGGTATCGCACCAACACCGAACAGCTTCATGAGCACGATTCCTGGCGCGGACATGTATCACGAGGCGCGCCAAGCAGGCGTGCCGTTGATGCACATAGACGAGTTGAGCGAGGGTGACCGCGCTGACCTGACGCCAGCACCGGAGGTCATTGCTGACTTCAACAACTACGTCCTTGCAAGCAAGATTGGTGATGGGCAGGTTGAAGACATGCATGCCCGGCACATGAGTCTCTATTTCAGCTATCGATTCAAGTACCGGCTGAACTACAAGGAGCGTCCGTGGTTTGTACGCGCGTCAGAGGAAGACAAGGCCTGCCTCACCAAGACATCCAGAACCATCATGGAGCGCATGAGCACGCTTTATGGTCATCCGCTCCCGGTCGACCCCAGCTATGACGCCAGAGTTGCATTGGCCAACAACGACGCTGCGATGAAGTCCGCTGGAATGGAAGGTCAGTACAAGAACAACGTGCCGTACCAGCAGCTTCGCAAGGTCATGGCATCCATTGATCCCGCCAAACTGTCGGCTCCTATAGAGCGGCTATTCGACGAGTACGTTCACGACTCGATGGCCGGTTTCATTGGCTTCGGCATGAATGAGTACAAAGTCAATGGCATGGGCATCATGAAATTCCGTAGGATTTTTGATAAGAACGGATAA
- a CDS encoding DUF3304 domain-containing protein, whose product MDIVGYNYTDEVVEAFSVNGYPGPNIYPHGGGGGFVCCISVPREWKPGMTVTVKWTDDRNANPIPWKTRVVEVPRYTSDDISRFAVHFFPGDEVKVLVTTKRPGHPDYPYPSPKVRP is encoded by the coding sequence ATGGATATTGTCGGATACAACTACACCGATGAAGTTGTCGAGGCGTTCAGCGTAAACGGCTATCCCGGCCCAAATATCTACCCACATGGAGGTGGGGGGGGATTCGTTTGTTGCATCTCGGTTCCTCGGGAGTGGAAACCGGGGATGACGGTCACCGTGAAATGGACCGATGACCGCAATGCAAATCCGATCCCTTGGAAGACAAGGGTTGTCGAAGTGCCGCGTTATACGTCTGACGACATCAGTCGATTTGCAGTGCACTTCTTCCCTGGCGATGAGGTCAAGGTACTTGTTACCACGAAGCGACCAGGTCACCCCGACTACCCGTATCCCTCGCCGAAGGTGCGGCCATGA
- a CDS encoding DUF3304 domain-containing protein, translated as MSIVGYNYTDDVVEAFSVNGYPGPNVYPHGGGGKFVCCISVPQEWKPGMTVTVKWTAHRNANPIPWKTRAVEVPRYTPDEISRFAVHFFPGDEVKVLVTTKGPGHPDYPYPSPKMRRQ; from the coding sequence ATGAGCATTGTTGGCTACAACTACACCGATGACGTTGTCGAGGCGTTTAGCGTAAACGGTTATCCCGGCCCCAATGTTTATCCGCACGGTGGTGGAGGAAAGTTCGTTTGCTGCATTTCGGTTCCGCAGGAGTGGAAGCCCGGGATGACGGTCACCGTGAAATGGACTGCCCACCGCAACGCAAATCCGATTCCTTGGAAGACAAGGGCTGTCGAAGTGCCGCGTTATACACCTGACGAAATCAGTCGATTTGCGGTGCACTTCTTTCCGGGCGATGAGGTCAAGGTACTAGTGACCACAAAGGGACCGGGTCATCCCGACTATCCATATCCCTCGCCGAAAATGAGGAGGCAGTAG
- a CDS encoding DUF4123 domain-containing protein has translation MYFAVDPLNVVDVTNKLVKLIALNPEANWTAVVDSAFDYGRRKCDYPGSPEALYACDELDAMQEVSPLLVPLMTGQPALLDEQLSGLAKHCSGRPMLSVVASPKNAEELKPNWQKCARVTTDDGQKLLLRFADTRVLPVLPEVLQPASWAALTHELSQWWYVDRAGNLAHVPVATADTAPKFPLVIGKREFKKLLEQGEPDSVIDAISRQLAEILPSSNKAAFFERIKTVCEFARAREIDAFPDVVALGIFDTLNDHQSLSNPKLLNLVAERGWTRGEMAAALTKLFD, from the coding sequence ATGTACTTTGCTGTTGATCCACTGAATGTGGTGGATGTCACCAACAAGCTGGTGAAACTCATTGCGTTGAATCCGGAGGCAAATTGGACTGCGGTAGTCGATAGTGCTTTCGACTATGGCCGTCGCAAGTGCGATTACCCTGGATCTCCAGAGGCTCTGTACGCCTGCGACGAGTTGGACGCCATGCAGGAGGTTTCGCCACTTCTTGTCCCGCTGATGACCGGGCAGCCCGCACTATTAGACGAACAACTCAGCGGTTTGGCGAAACACTGCTCAGGCCGACCAATGCTCAGTGTGGTGGCGTCACCCAAGAATGCCGAGGAGCTCAAACCAAACTGGCAGAAGTGCGCACGTGTCACCACTGACGACGGGCAGAAGTTGCTGCTGCGTTTTGCTGATACGCGAGTACTGCCGGTCTTGCCGGAAGTCCTACAACCAGCGTCGTGGGCCGCGTTGACACACGAGCTCAGCCAATGGTGGTACGTGGACCGCGCCGGAAATCTTGCGCACGTCCCTGTTGCTACCGCAGACACTGCGCCCAAGTTTCCACTCGTCATCGGGAAACGGGAGTTCAAAAAATTGCTGGAACAGGGCGAGCCGGATTCGGTCATCGACGCGATTTCCAGGCAGTTGGCGGAGATCCTGCCGTCCTCCAACAAGGCTGCATTTTTCGAGCGGATCAAGACCGTGTGCGAGTTTGCACGCGCACGCGAAATTGATGCGTTTCCAGACGTTGTCGCCTTGGGGATCTTCGATACCTTGAACGACCATCAAAGCTTGAGCAACCCGAAGCTACTCAACCTCGTGGCAGAGCGTGGGTGGACGCGAGGAGAGATGGCTGCGGCACTAACCAAGTTGTTCGATTAA